From Diceros bicornis minor isolate mBicDic1 chromosome 17, mDicBic1.mat.cur, whole genome shotgun sequence, the proteins below share one genomic window:
- the KRT72 gene encoding keratin, type II cytoskeletal 72: protein MSRQLHRHPGPERLGFSGCSAVIAGRVSSSSAPFRAGIKTTAAFGSRSLFSPGGGRRRALSAAAGRSGACALGHCAGTGGGRLRGFVGTVFGSAGLGPACPSVCPPGGIPQVTVNKSLLAPLNVELDPGIQKVRALEREQIKAVNNKFASFIDKVRFLEQQNQVLETKWELLQQLDLNNCRNNLEPVLEGHISNLRKQLDTLSGDRVRLDSELRSVRDVVEDYKKRYEVEINRRTAAENEFVVLKKDVDAAYMNKAELQAKVDSLTDEIKFFRCLYEGEIAQIQSHISDTSVILSMDNNRDLDLDSIIAEVRAQYKEIALKSKAEAEALYQTKIQELQVTAGQHGDDLKLSKAEISELNRLIQRIRSEIGSAKKQCSNLETAIADAEQQGDCALKDARAKLDELEGALHQAKDELALMLREYQELMSTKLALDVEIATYRKLLEGEECRMSGEYPNSVSISVISNTSAGAGGAGFSLGFGASSRYSYKPAAADVKTKGSCGSEFKDPLLKASGSSCATKKPWR, encoded by the exons ATGAGCCGCCAGCTGCACCGCCACCCCGGCCCCGAGCGCCTGGGCTTCAGCGGCTGCTCGGCCGTCATCGCGGGCCGGGTCAGCAGCAGCTCCGCCCCGTTCCGGGCCGGCATCAAGACCACCGCCGCCTTCGGCAGCAGGAGCCTCTTCAGCCCGGGGGGCGGCCGGCGCCGGGCCCTGAGCGCCGCGGCCGGGCGGAGTGGCGCCTGCGCGCTGGGCCACTGCGCGGGCACGGGCGGCGGCCGCCTGCGCGGCTTCGTGGGCACCGTCTTTGGCAGCGCCGGCCTGGGGCCCGCCTGCCCCTCCGTGTGCCCGCCCGGCGGCATCCCTCAGGTCACCGTCAACAAGAGCCTCCTGGCCCCGCTCAACGTGGAGCTGGACCCCGGGATCCAGAAGGTGCGCGCCCTGGAGCGGGAGCAGATCAAGGCTGTGAACAACAAGTTCGCCTCCTTCATCGACAAG GTGCGCTTCCTGGAGCAGCAGAACCAGGTGCTGGAGACCAAGTGGGAGCTGCTGCAGCAGCTGGACCTGAACAACTGCAGGAACAACCTGGAGCCCGTCCTCGAGGGCCACATCAGCAACCTGCGGAAGCAGCTGGACACGCTGTCCGGGGACAGGGTGAGGCTGGACTCGGAGCTGAGGAGCGTGCGGGACGTGGTGGAGGACTACAAGAAGAG GTACGAGGTGGAGATTAACAGACGCACAGCTGCTGAGAATGAGTTTGTGGTGCTCAAGAAG GATGTGGATGCCGCCTACATGAACAAGGCTGAGCTGCAGGCCAAGGTGGACTCCTTGACGGACGAGATCAAGTTCTTCAGGTGCCTCTACGAAGGG GAGATCGCTCAGATCCAGTCCCACATCAGTGACACGTCTGTCATCCTGTCCATGGACAACAACCGGGACCTAGACCTGGACAGCATCATCGCCGAGGTCCGCGCCCAGTACAAGGAGATCGCCCTGAAGAGCAAGGCCGAGGCCGAGGCGCTGTACCAGACCAAG ATCCAGGAGCTGCAGGTCACGGCGGGCCAGCATGGAGATGACCTCAAACTCAGCAAGGCTGAGATCTCAGAGCTCAACCGTCTGATCCAGAGGATCCGCTCCGAGATAGGGAGTGCGAAGAAGCAG TGCTCCAACCTGGAGACGGCCATCGCCGATGCCGAGCAGCAGGGTGACTGTGCCCTGAAGGACGCCCGGGCCAAGCTGGATGAGCTGGAGGGCGCCCTGCACCAGGCCAAGGATGAGCTGGCCCTCATGCTGCGCGAGTACCAGGAGCTCATGAGCACAAAGCTGGCCCTGGACGTGGAGATCGCCACCTACCGCAAGCTGCTGGAGGGCGAGGAGTGCCG GATGTCTGGTGAATATCCGAATTCCGTGAGCATCT CCGTCATCAGCAACACCagtgctggggcaggaggggctggcTTCAGCCTGGGCTTTGGCGCCTCCAGCAGATACAGCTACAAGCCCGCGGCCGCAGACGTCAAAACCAAAGGCAGCTGTGGCAGCGAGTTCAAGGATCCCCTCCTCAAAGCCTCGGGCAGCAGCTGTGCGACCAAGAAGCCCTGGAGATGA